From a region of the Alnus glutinosa chromosome 1, dhAlnGlut1.1, whole genome shotgun sequence genome:
- the LOC133852301 gene encoding extensin-2-like — MRIRGLDPFGGRLWPQMVIALGLLLVASSVGSVSGDAYPYSSPPPPPYEYTSPPPPEHSPPPPYEYKSPPPPEKSPPPPYEYKSPPPPEHSPPPTYEYKSPPPPEKSPPPPYEYKSPPPPVHSPPPPYEYKSPPPPEKSPPPPYEYKSPPPPEKSSPPPYEYKSPPPPVYEPPYVYKSPPPPEKSPPPPYEYKSPPPPVHSPPPPYEYKSPPPPVYEPPYVYKSPPPPPYVYKSPPPPVHEPPYVYKSPPPPPYIYKSPPPPPYLYKSPPPPVYEPPYVYKSPPPPPYIYKSPPPPVYEPPYVYKSPPPPPYVYKSPPPPPYLYKSPPPPVYEPPYVYKSPPPPPYVYKSPPPPVYEPPYVYKSPPPPPYIYKSPPPPVYEPPYIYKSPPPPPKSLPPPYHYTSPPPPVHHPLIVKVVGKVYCYRCYDWDYPVKSHDKKHLKGAVVEVTCKAGDKEIKAYGTTKINGKYSITVEGFAYEKYGEEACKAKLHAAPKDSPCNIPTDLHSGKKGAKLKVKSEDKYEVVLKARPFAYAPKTPYKECEKPKPISKPPPYVYKSPPPPPPTYIYKSPPPPPAYVYKSPPPPVYEPPYVYKSPPPPPYVYKSPPPPPYVYKSPPPPPYIYKSPPPPVYEPPYIYKSPPPPPYVYKSPPPPPYVYKSPPPPPYIYKSPPPPVYEPPYVYKSPPPPPYVYKSPPPPVYEPPYVYKSPPPPPYVYKSPPPPVYEPPYVYKSPPPPPYVYKSPPPPPYVYKSPPPPPYIYKSPPPPVYEPPYVYKSPPPPPYVYKSPPPPPYVYKSPPPPPYIYKSPPPPVYEPPYVYKSPPPPPYVYKSPPPPPYVYKSPPPPPYIYKSPPPPVYEPPYVYKSPPPPPYLYKSPPPPVYEPPYVYKSPPPPPYLYKSPPPPVYEPPYVYKSPPPPPYEYKSPPPPKKSPPPYEYNSPPPPVHSPPPPYEYKSPPPPEKSPPPPYEYKSPPPPEKSPPPPYEYTSPPPPVHSPPPPYEYNSPPPPEKSPPPPVYIYASPPPPTKY, encoded by the exons ATGAGGATTAGAGGTCTCGACCCCTTTGGGGGTCGTCTATGGCCTCAAATGGTCATCGCTTTGGGCTTGCTTCTTGTTGCAAGCAGTGTAGGTTCAGTCTCTGGAGATGCTTACCCGTATTCTtctcctccaccaccaccgTATGAGTACACGTCCCCACCACCGCCGGAGCACTCTCCACCACCGCCGTATGAGTACAAGTCCCCACCACCACCCGAGAAATCTCCTCCACCACCGTATGAGTACAAGTCTCCCCCACCACCGGAGCACTCTCCACCACCAACGTACGAGTACAAGTCTCCCCCACCACCAGAGAAATCTCCACCACCTCCATATGAGTACaagtcaccaccaccacctgtTCACTCTCCACCACCACCATATGAGTACAAGTCCCCACCACCACCGGAAAAGTCTCCACCACCACCATATGAGTACAAGTCCCCACCACCACCGGAAAAATCTTCTCCACCACCATATGAGTACAAGTCTCCCCCACCACCAGTATATGAACCACCATATGTTTACaagtcaccaccaccaccgGAAAAATCTCCTCCACCACCATATGAGTACAAGTCTCCCCCACCGCCGGTGCATTCCCCTCCACCACCATATGAGTACAAGTCTCCCCCACCACCAGTATATGAACCACCATATGTTTACaagtcaccaccaccaccaccatacgTCTACaagtcaccaccaccaccgGTTCATGAACCACCATATGTTTACaagtcaccaccaccaccgccatACATTTACaagtcaccaccaccaccaccttacTTGTACAAGTCTCCCCCGCCACCGGTTTATGAACCACCGTACGTTTACaagtcaccaccaccaccaccttacATCTACAAGTCTCCCCCACCACCGGTTTATGAACCACCATACGTTTACaagtcaccaccaccaccaccatacgTCTACaaatcaccaccaccaccaccttacCTCTACAAGTCTCCCCCACCACCGGTTTATGAACCACCATACGTTTACaagtcaccaccaccaccaccatacgTCTACaagtcaccaccaccaccgGTTTATGAACCACCATACGTTTACaagtcaccaccaccaccaccatacaTCTACAAGTCTCCCCCCCCACCGGTTTATGAACCACCATATATTTACaagtcaccaccaccaccacccaaGTCTCTTCCTCCTCCATACCATTACACCTCTCCACCTCCTCCTGTTCACCACCCATTGATAGTCAAGGTCGTTGGAAAAGTCTATTGCTATAGATGCTACGACTGGGATTATCCTGTCAAGTCACACGACAAGAAGCATCTCAAAG GTGCCGTAGTGGAGGTAACTTGCAAAGCCGGCGACAAGGAGATCAAGGCCTATGGTACCACGAAGATCAACGGCAAGTATAGCATCACAGTCGAAGGTTTTGCCTACGAGAAGTACGGAGAGGAGGCCTGCAAGGCCAAGCTTCACGCCGCACCCAAAGACTCGCCGTGCAACATCCCCACTGACCTGCATTCGGGCAAGAAGGGTGCAAAGCTCAAGGTCAAGTCTGAGGACAAGTACGAGGTTGTGCTGAAAGCCAGGCCATTTGCTTATGCTCCAAAGACTCCTTACAAGGAGTGTGAGAAGCCCAAGCCCATATCCAAGCCACCTCCTTACGTTTACAAGTCTCCACCTCCGCCACCACCTACTTACATTTACAAGTCTCCACCACCGCCTCCGGCTTACGTTTACAAGTCCCCGCCACCTCCGGTTTATGAGCCACCATACGTTTATaagtcaccaccaccaccaccatacgTTTACaagtcaccaccaccaccaccatacgTCTACaagtcaccaccaccaccaccttacATCTACAAGTCTCCCCCACCACCGGTTTATGAACCACCATACATTTACaagtcaccaccaccaccaccatacgTCTACaagtcaccaccaccaccaccatacgTTTACaaatcaccaccaccaccaccttacATCTACAAGTCTCCCCCACCACCGGTTTATGAACCACCATACGTTTACaagtcaccaccaccaccaccatacgTTTACAAGTCTCCCCCACCACCGGTTTATGAACCACCATACGTTTACaaatcaccaccaccaccaccttacGTCTACAAGTCTCCCCCACCACCGGTTTATGAACCACCATACGTTTACaagtcaccaccaccaccaccatacgTCTACaagtcaccaccaccaccaccatacgTTTATaaatcaccaccaccaccaccttacATCTACAAGTCTCCCCCACCACCGGTTTATGAACCACCATACGTTTACaagtcaccaccaccaccaccatacgTCTACaagtcaccaccaccaccaccatacgTTTACaaatcaccaccaccaccaccttacATCTACAAGTCTCCCCCACCACCGGTTTATGAACCACCATACGTCTACaagtcaccaccaccaccaccatacgTCTACaagtcaccaccaccaccaccatacgTTTACaaatcaccaccaccaccaccttacATCTACAAGTCTCCCCCACCACCTGTATATGAACCACCATACGTTTACaagtcaccaccaccaccaccttacTTGTACAAGTCTCCTCCACCCCCGGTTTATGAACCACCATACGTTTACaagtcaccaccaccaccaccttacTTGTACAAGTCTCCCCCACCACCGGTATATGAACCACCATACGTGTACAAATCTCCCCCACCACCACCATATGAGTACAAGTCCCCACCACCACCAAAGAAATCTCCACCACCATATGAGTACAATTCTCCCCCACCACCAGTGCACTCTCCCCCACCACCGTATGAGTACAAGTCTCCCCCACCACCGGAGAAGTCTCCTCCACCACCGTACGAGTACAAGTCTCCCCCACCACCGGAGAAGTCTCCCCCACCACCATATGAGTACACGTCTCCCCCACCGCCCGTACACTCCCCTCCACCACCATATGAATACAACTCCCCACCACCACCAGAGAAATCTCCTCCACCACCGGTCTACATTTACGCATCACCTCCTCCACCAACTAAGTACTAG